In Flavobacterium sp., a single window of DNA contains:
- a CDS encoding helix-turn-helix domain-containing protein, protein MAAIKESSTIQENKQYALEKCPVTFVMEKIGGYWKPIIIWHLSGGDKRYSELKRAIPAVTEKMLIQHLKQLEADGLVIRDAKPVVPPFVTYRLSNAGEGLLPVIEAMAAWAFKVKDGVFV, encoded by the coding sequence ATGGCAGCAATTAAAGAATCATCGACAATTCAGGAAAATAAGCAATATGCATTGGAAAAATGTCCGGTTACGTTTGTAATGGAAAAAATAGGAGGTTATTGGAAACCCATTATTATTTGGCATTTATCTGGCGGTGATAAACGTTACAGTGAATTAAAAAGAGCTATTCCGGCTGTGACAGAAAAAATGCTTATTCAGCACTTAAAACAATTAGAAGCTGATGGTTTGGTTATTAGAGATGCAAAACCTGTGGTGCCTCCGTTTGTAACTTATCGTTTAAGCAATGCTGGAGAAGGTTTGCTGCCTGTTATTGAGGCAATGGCGGCGTGGGCTTTTAAGGTTAAGGATGGCGTTTTTGTATAA
- a CDS encoding TetR/AcrR family transcriptional regulator yields MRTRDINKEELVKEKTIEMIVKYGIEGFTMNKLAKECGISVATLYIYYADKEDLIKKIGTEMGTYFFKSSLKDFSPDMPFAVGLAKQWENRSEFMLKNTDKIACWEILQNSNYGEHIVNESLMELKEIMMQFLHGAIERKEIVPVTKEVFWSIAYGPLYNLLRFHEKGKGLGGTTPFTLTKEIQQEAFRLVIKALTP; encoded by the coding sequence TTGAGAACCCGAGACATTAATAAAGAAGAATTAGTCAAAGAGAAAACTATAGAAATGATTGTAAAGTATGGTATCGAAGGCTTTACAATGAACAAACTCGCCAAAGAGTGCGGCATTTCTGTAGCGACACTTTACATTTATTATGCTGACAAGGAGGATCTGATCAAAAAAATTGGAACTGAAATGGGAACTTACTTTTTTAAAAGTTCGCTTAAAGATTTCTCACCAGATATGCCTTTTGCAGTAGGTCTGGCCAAGCAATGGGAAAATCGATCAGAGTTTATGCTGAAAAACACTGATAAGATTGCCTGCTGGGAAATTCTTCAAAATTCGAATTACGGTGAACACATCGTAAACGAGAGTTTGATGGAATTAAAAGAAATCATGATGCAATTTTTACACGGCGCAATTGAAAGAAAGGAAATTGTACCTGTAACTAAAGAAGTATTCTGGAGCATTGCCTACGGGCCTTTATATAACTTGCTTCGTTTTCATGAAAAAGGAAAAGGACTTGGGGGTACCACTCCATTTACATTAACAAAGGAAATTCAACAAGAAGCTTTTAGACTCGTGATAAAAGCATTAACACCTTAA
- a CDS encoding biotin/lipoyl-binding protein, which yields MLNISKDNNVLITPGKYKSITSVAKRPHYKILNRVIIGFLIFLVACLFLPWTQNISGSGSVTTLKPDQRPQTVHNAIAGRIEKWYVQEGDYVKKGDTIVFISEVKEDYLDPNLVNNTKQQVEAKKMAVESYGDKVNSLDVQAQSLNTERQLKLQQAQNKIKQAQLKIKSDSMDLEAVKTQLRIAKTQFDRSTALNKEGLKPLTDVEQKRLKLQESEAYIITQQNKLLSSKNELINARVEINRITAEYSEKISKSRSDKFTALSTQYDTEAQVNKLENQYTNYRLRNGLYYITAPQSGYVNRALLAGLGETIKEGTSIVSIMPASYDIAVETYVDPIDLPLVHRGAKVRVWFDGWPRIVFSGWPGLSYGTYGGKVVAIENFISANGKYRILVSPDGPDNKWPKELSIGAGAQSIALLETVSVWYEIWRNLNGFPPNYYKSDEKEAKNGKEKK from the coding sequence ATGCTTAATATTTCTAAAGATAATAACGTACTTATTACGCCGGGTAAATACAAATCGATTACCAGCGTTGCCAAAAGACCTCATTATAAAATTTTAAACAGAGTTATAATTGGATTCCTGATTTTTTTAGTCGCATGTCTTTTTTTGCCATGGACACAAAATATTTCAGGAAGTGGTTCTGTAACCACTTTAAAACCAGATCAGAGACCGCAAACGGTACATAATGCCATTGCCGGACGTATCGAAAAATGGTACGTTCAGGAAGGTGATTATGTAAAAAAAGGAGATACCATTGTTTTTATATCTGAGGTGAAAGAAGATTACCTGGACCCGAATCTGGTGAATAATACAAAGCAACAGGTTGAAGCCAAAAAAATGGCGGTAGAATCGTATGGCGATAAAGTAAATTCTCTTGATGTTCAGGCACAATCTCTTAATACAGAAAGACAATTAAAATTGCAGCAGGCGCAAAATAAAATAAAACAAGCTCAGCTGAAAATTAAAAGCGACAGCATGGATCTTGAAGCGGTTAAAACACAATTAAGAATTGCTAAAACACAATTTGATCGTTCGACGGCGCTTAATAAAGAAGGTTTAAAACCGCTAACAGATGTGGAGCAAAAACGATTAAAACTTCAGGAATCTGAGGCTTATATCATTACTCAGCAAAACAAACTTTTGAGCAGTAAAAACGAGCTGATAAATGCAAGAGTTGAAATAAACCGAATCACGGCTGAATATTCTGAAAAAATATCAAAATCAAGAAGTGATAAATTTACCGCTTTAAGCACACAATATGATACTGAAGCTCAGGTGAATAAATTAGAAAATCAGTATACAAATTACAGATTGAGAAATGGTTTGTATTATATTACTGCACCGCAGAGCGGTTACGTAAACCGTGCCTTGCTGGCGGGTCTTGGAGAAACGATTAAAGAAGGAACTTCAATTGTAAGTATTATGCCGGCAAGCTACGATATTGCTGTAGAAACGTATGTTGATCCTATCGATTTGCCGTTGGTTCATCGTGGTGCAAAAGTTAGAGTTTGGTTTGACGGATGGCCAAGAATTGTTTTCTCAGGCTGGCCGGGATTATCTTATGGAACATACGGAGGAAAAGTCGTAGCAATTGAAAACTTTATTAGTGCGAATGGAAAATACAGAATACTTGTTTCTCCGGACGGTCCTGATAACAAATGGCCAAAAGAACTGAGCATTGGAGCAGGAGCGCAGAGTATTGCTTTACTTGAAACAGTTTCTGTGTGGTATGAAATATGGCGAAACCTGAATGGTTTCCCTCCAAATTATTATAAGTCAGATGAAAAGGAGGCAAAAAATGGAAAAGAGAAAAAATAA
- a CDS encoding RidA family protein, whose translation MEKRVINPWKWQNERSYNQAVEVKNPAGTLYVSGQTAINAEGISSNENMESQLKLAIQNLEQVITEAGYECSGIVRLTIYTTATAELWPHFNILQEWIAKHNIQQATTLMEVKSLFETVKVELEATVVK comes from the coding sequence ATGGAAAAAAGAGTTATTAATCCGTGGAAATGGCAAAATGAACGCAGCTACAATCAGGCAGTTGAAGTAAAAAATCCGGCAGGAACATTATATGTTTCAGGGCAGACTGCTATAAATGCCGAAGGAATTTCAAGTAACGAAAACATGGAATCGCAGTTAAAACTGGCGATCCAAAATCTGGAACAAGTAATTACCGAAGCTGGTTACGAATGCAGCGGTATCGTAAGACTAACAATCTATACAACGGCAACTGCTGAGCTTTGGCCGCACTTCAACATTCTGCAGGAATGGATTGCAAAACACAACATTCAACAAGCCACAACTTTAATGGAAGTAAAAAGCCTTTTTGAAACCGTTAAAGTAGAATTGGAAGCGACAGTGGTTAAGTAA
- a CDS encoding NAD(P)H-binding protein, producing MKIILSGSLGNIGKPLTVNLVAAGHDVTVISSSADRKAEIENLGAKAAIGSVSDADFLTETFKNADALFAMTPPNLGGANVIANTVAAGKSFATAIENANVKRVVMLSSIGADLPSGTGPIAGLYQIEKLYNELNASVTFLRAGYFYTNFYNDVPMIKGAGIMGGNYPTDVKIPLVHPADIALAVAEELQKTPSVKNVRYIVSDLRTPADAAKVFGAAIAKPELPWVEFTDEQSFEGMTQAGIPEEIAKLYTEMGVGLKTGKIAEHFITSNSSIDGKTKLEDFAKEFAGKF from the coding sequence ATGAAAATTATACTATCAGGTTCTTTAGGGAACATCGGAAAACCTTTAACTGTCAATTTAGTTGCTGCCGGACACGATGTAACGGTTATCAGCAGCAGCGCTGACAGAAAAGCGGAAATAGAAAATCTTGGTGCAAAAGCTGCAATTGGCTCTGTAAGCGATGCTGATTTTTTGACTGAAACATTCAAAAATGCTGATGCCCTTTTTGCGATGACGCCACCAAATTTAGGCGGTGCTAATGTAATTGCCAATACAGTTGCTGCAGGAAAATCTTTTGCAACAGCGATCGAAAATGCAAACGTAAAAAGAGTGGTTATGTTAAGCAGTATTGGAGCCGATTTACCATCAGGAACTGGTCCGATTGCCGGACTTTATCAAATTGAGAAATTATATAATGAGCTTAATGCTTCTGTTACTTTTTTAAGAGCGGGTTATTTTTATACTAATTTTTATAATGATGTTCCGATGATTAAAGGCGCAGGAATTATGGGTGGAAATTATCCAACTGATGTAAAAATTCCTTTAGTACATCCTGCTGATATTGCTTTGGCTGTCGCCGAAGAACTACAGAAAACACCATCAGTAAAAAATGTTCGTTATATTGTAAGCGACCTTCGAACTCCGGCAGATGCTGCAAAAGTTTTTGGAGCGGCAATTGCAAAACCAGAATTACCTTGGGTAGAATTTACAGATGAACAATCGTTTGAAGGAATGACACAAGCCGGAATTCCTGAAGAAATTGCAAAGCTTTATACTGAAATGGGAGTTGGTTTAAAAACCGGAAAAATTGCTGAACATTTCATTACGAGTAATTCTTCTATAGATGGAAAAACAAAATTGGAGGATTTTGCTAAAGAATTTGCAGGCAAATTTTAA
- a CDS encoding DoxX family protein, with the protein MRKNNDFGLLILRITIGLLMLLHGISKFSGGLEFISGMLVEKGLPAFFAYGVIIGEVLAPILIVVGFRTRIAALIYAFNCLVAVLMAHSQDIFKISDHGGWELELLGLYFFTALALFFTGGGKFALSKNNNWD; encoded by the coding sequence ATGAGAAAAAACAACGATTTTGGTTTGTTAATACTTCGTATTACAATTGGACTTTTAATGCTGCTGCATGGTATTTCAAAATTCAGCGGCGGATTAGAATTTATAAGTGGAATGCTTGTTGAAAAAGGACTTCCGGCCTTTTTCGCTTATGGCGTTATAATAGGAGAGGTTTTGGCTCCCATTTTAATTGTAGTAGGTTTTAGAACCAGAATTGCGGCTTTGATTTATGCATTCAATTGTTTGGTAGCAGTTTTAATGGCGCATAGTCAGGATATTTTCAAAATAAGCGATCACGGAGGATGGGAATTAGAACTTCTGGGGTTATATTTCTTTACAGCTCTTGCTTTATTTTTTACCGGAGGAGGAAAATTTGCCCTTTCAAAAAACAATAATTGGGATTAA
- a CDS encoding ABC transporter ATP-binding protein encodes MTPLKRFYNLLALDKRDVYQIIFYAAFAGLVNLSLPLGIQAIINFIQSGQLSVSWIVLVFLVTIGVGFGGVLVILQLRIVENLQQRIFVRSSFEFAYRMPLIKFKEMYSEYAPEKANRFFDTLMVQKGTAKLLLDFCTAFLQVGLGIILLVLYHSFFTVIGLLFIVILYIIFKFSYRDGLETSLNESKFKYKVAAWLQEIARNRESFRRKGGFDYALDRNDGYVSQYVNYREKHFQVMKKQYIQLTIFKVIVTAALLSIGGFLVIHHQMNIGQFVAAEIVIVLLINSVEKIIFGLESFYDVLTSLEKIGQVTDMEISCIPKTSVITETGITIETESIAYNYPEHNKKSLKNINLKINQGEKIILRGTNGAGKSTLLRLLAGLLEPESGAMYVTDNFMNRLDEDSYRAQAGTLLQGDTLFAGTIKENILFGNEAINNDDLKWALDNVNLTPYIKTFPNGLEHQIHPGGRELSASDVQKILLARSIVNKPNILFLEDPVDKMDELTSGKIVDFLLSEENDWTVIVTSKNDIWKDKCSRMITIDDGKIINDIKL; translated from the coding sequence ATGACACCTTTAAAACGTTTTTACAACTTACTCGCTTTAGACAAACGCGACGTATACCAAATTATATTTTACGCAGCTTTTGCGGGGTTGGTCAACCTCTCTCTGCCATTAGGAATTCAGGCAATTATTAATTTTATTCAAAGCGGACAGCTTAGTGTTTCGTGGATAGTTCTGGTTTTTCTGGTTACTATTGGAGTTGGTTTTGGCGGAGTATTGGTTATTTTACAATTGCGAATTGTGGAAAACCTGCAGCAGCGAATTTTTGTTCGTTCGTCTTTTGAATTTGCTTACAGAATGCCTTTAATTAAATTTAAAGAGATGTATTCTGAATACGCGCCTGAAAAAGCCAACCGATTTTTTGATACCCTTATGGTTCAAAAAGGGACTGCAAAACTTTTGCTGGACTTTTGTACAGCCTTTCTGCAGGTTGGTTTGGGGATTATTTTACTGGTTTTATACCATTCGTTTTTTACCGTAATCGGTCTTTTGTTTATTGTTATTCTGTATATCATTTTTAAATTTTCTTACAGAGATGGTTTAGAAACGAGTCTTAACGAATCTAAATTCAAATATAAAGTAGCGGCTTGGCTTCAGGAAATTGCTCGTAACCGCGAAAGTTTCCGCAGAAAAGGCGGTTTTGATTATGCATTAGACAGAAACGATGGTTATGTGAGTCAATATGTCAATTACCGTGAAAAGCACTTTCAGGTAATGAAAAAACAATACATTCAGCTTACGATTTTTAAAGTAATTGTTACGGCTGCTCTTTTGTCGATTGGTGGTTTTCTGGTAATTCACCATCAAATGAACATTGGGCAGTTTGTAGCAGCTGAAATTGTGATTGTACTGCTGATTAATTCTGTAGAAAAAATCATCTTTGGGTTAGAATCTTTTTATGATGTATTGACTTCTTTAGAAAAAATAGGTCAGGTTACGGATATGGAAATTTCATGCATTCCAAAAACTTCTGTCATAACTGAAACAGGAATTACAATCGAAACCGAAAGTATTGCTTACAACTATCCGGAACACAATAAAAAATCCCTTAAAAACATTAACCTGAAAATAAATCAGGGAGAAAAAATTATTTTAAGAGGAACAAACGGCGCCGGAAAAAGTACTTTATTACGATTGCTGGCAGGTTTACTTGAACCGGAAAGCGGAGCAATGTACGTGACCGATAATTTTATGAATCGTCTCGATGAAGATAGTTACAGAGCGCAGGCCGGAACTCTTTTACAGGGCGATACACTTTTTGCAGGAACGATCAAAGAAAATATTCTTTTTGGAAATGAAGCCATTAATAACGATGATTTAAAATGGGCGTTAGATAATGTCAATTTAACACCTTATATCAAAACTTTTCCGAACGGACTGGAACATCAGATTCATCCGGGCGGACGTGAACTTTCTGCTTCTGATGTTCAAAAAATCCTTTTGGCAAGAAGCATTGTAAACAAACCTAATATATTATTCCTTGAAGATCCGGTTGATAAAATGGATGAATTGACTTCGGGTAAAATTGTTGATTTTTTACTTTCTGAAGAAAATGACTGGACGGTAATTGTTACTTCGAAAAATGACATCTGGAAAGACAAATGCAGCCGTATGATAACGATCGATGATGGAAAAATTATTAATGACATAAAGCTTTAA
- a CDS encoding Crp/Fnr family transcriptional regulator: MQEKLREHIEKIIKLTDEEFSFISQHFITKKFKKHQFLIQEGDDVKYAYFIISGLLKLVYTDESLKQHIASFAMEDWWESDYYAFFTQTKATMSLECLEDTEVLCFTLDDYKNLCDNSPKMLRFLLEKANFGFLASQRRIISWMTSNPKERYEQLLKQYPTLFQRVPKSLIASYLGVSRETLSRLSS, translated from the coding sequence ATGCAGGAAAAACTTCGGGAACATATCGAAAAAATAATAAAACTAACAGATGAAGAATTTTCATTTATCAGTCAGCATTTTATCACCAAAAAATTTAAAAAACATCAATTTTTAATTCAGGAAGGCGATGATGTAAAATATGCTTATTTTATAATTTCCGGACTTTTAAAATTGGTTTACACCGATGAATCTCTAAAACAGCATATTGCTTCATTTGCTATGGAAGACTGGTGGGAAAGCGATTATTATGCTTTTTTCACTCAAACAAAAGCGACAATGTCTTTAGAGTGTCTGGAAGATACCGAAGTGCTTTGTTTTACACTCGATGATTATAAAAATCTCTGCGATAATTCCCCTAAAATGCTGCGTTTTTTACTGGAAAAAGCCAACTTTGGTTTTCTTGCCTCACAGCGTCGTATTATTTCCTGGATGACTTCTAATCCAAAAGAACGTTACGAACAGCTTTTAAAACAATATCCAACCCTTTTTCAGCGTGTTCCTAAAAGTCTTATTGCTTCTTATTTAGGCGTGTCGCGGGAGACTTTAAGCCGATTATCTTCATAA
- a CDS encoding response regulator produces the protein MKSQNPKEEHSVKILIVDDKKENLLSLQVILADRGYEFVEATSGKDALRILLKNQDFAIILMDVQMPLMDGFETAELIRQSDKLKHVPIIFLTANMNTSDYIFKGYQSGAVDYMIKPLSAEILQAKVMVFTELYKKNRELIIKEEETAALNARITKANEELAEQYIAIEKYATELKKKNTELDAFTHISSHDLQEPLRKIQTFTNIILAKEYPNLSPDGKAKFERILYSTNRMRELINDLLTFSRTNITDRIYENTDLNIIIEDVKEALRENIKEKNALITTELHGKINIIPFLFIQLVENLVNNALKFSQKEIPLQIEIKSRIVKGEELQNDKLSPTENYCHISFKDNGIGFEPEHSEKIFGVFQRLHSRDIYDGTGIGLAIVKKIVENHNGFISATAKPMEGATFNIYIPQK, from the coding sequence ATGAAAAGCCAAAACCCCAAAGAAGAACATTCGGTTAAAATACTAATAGTCGATGATAAAAAGGAAAATCTGCTTTCTCTTCAGGTTATACTTGCTGATAGAGGTTATGAGTTTGTAGAAGCGACTTCTGGTAAGGATGCATTGCGAATTCTGCTTAAAAATCAGGATTTTGCCATTATCCTTATGGATGTGCAGATGCCCTTAATGGATGGTTTTGAAACTGCTGAGCTCATCCGCCAGAGCGATAAACTCAAACATGTGCCTATCATCTTTTTAACTGCCAATATGAATACTTCAGATTATATTTTTAAAGGATATCAATCTGGTGCTGTAGATTATATGATAAAACCATTATCTGCCGAAATACTTCAGGCGAAGGTTATGGTTTTTACAGAATTGTATAAAAAAAACAGAGAATTAATTATTAAAGAAGAAGAAACAGCAGCACTCAATGCCCGAATTACAAAAGCCAATGAAGAACTGGCCGAGCAGTATATTGCGATTGAAAAATACGCCACTGAATTAAAAAAGAAAAACACTGAACTTGATGCTTTCACGCATATTTCGAGTCATGATTTACAGGAACCGCTGCGAAAAATTCAGACTTTTACCAACATTATTCTGGCAAAAGAATACCCAAATTTAAGTCCCGATGGAAAGGCAAAATTTGAGCGTATTTTGTATTCGACAAACCGAATGCGGGAATTAATCAATGATCTTTTGACTTTTTCAAGAACCAATATTACAGATCGTATTTACGAAAATACCGATCTTAATATCATTATCGAAGATGTAAAAGAAGCACTTCGGGAAAATATCAAGGAGAAAAATGCTTTGATAACAACAGAACTTCATGGCAAAATAAATATTATTCCGTTTTTATTTATTCAGCTTGTTGAGAATCTGGTAAACAATGCCTTGAAGTTTTCTCAGAAGGAAATTCCACTGCAAATCGAAATTAAAAGCCGAATTGTAAAAGGTGAAGAATTACAAAATGATAAATTATCACCAACTGAAAATTATTGCCATATAAGTTTTAAGGACAACGGAATTGGTTTTGAACCGGAACACAGCGAAAAAATATTTGGCGTTTTTCAAAGATTACACAGCAGAGATATTTATGACGGAACCGGAATTGGCCTTGCCATTGTAAAAAAGATTGTCGAAAATCATAATGGTTTTATCAGCGCAACAGCAAAACCTATGGAAGGCGCGACGTTTAATATTTATATTCCGCAAAAATAA
- a CDS encoding TolC family protein encodes MEKRKNKLKWTVLSLLFLFGFSAIYSQDFNKEELSYSEYLGYVKKYHPLVKQANLEITNAQAALMLARGGFDPKIEVDYNKKEFKGTEYYSLLNSSFKIPTWYGIEIKAGFDDTDGQYYNPQNRTPDNGLTSLGISVALGQGMFINQRMADVREGKLQLKLSDAQRKLKAIEVLYKASEAYFEWRKSYNEAELYKRYLGFASTRFQGVKKLIELGDAPAIDSVEAGITVRNRELNVENGNLKLAKAKLYLSNYLWIENVPVELGDMVKPEENLILTLEETLKTDAMMVNVESLDSHPKIQALETKMSMLEVNRQLKANSLLPKLNVGYNYISEPQYFDSFNADDYKFNIDFSIPIFLRKERGSLKMAKLKIQDLKFDIEQQRLELKNKIKAQQTEIASLKRQKNVIDNLVKDYVTMLNSEEKLFSFGESSIFLINSRENNLVSAKLSQISIENQFYISNAELYKILANPD; translated from the coding sequence ATGGAAAAGAGAAAAAATAAATTGAAATGGACTGTACTTTCTCTTTTGTTTTTATTCGGCTTTTCTGCGATTTATAGTCAGGATTTTAATAAAGAAGAACTGAGTTACAGCGAATATTTAGGATATGTAAAAAAATACCATCCGCTGGTAAAACAGGCCAATCTTGAGATTACAAATGCTCAGGCGGCATTGATGCTGGCGCGCGGTGGTTTTGATCCGAAAATTGAAGTGGATTACAATAAAAAAGAGTTCAAAGGAACTGAATATTATTCATTATTAAACAGCAGTTTTAAAATTCCGACCTGGTACGGAATTGAAATTAAAGCAGGTTTTGATGATACCGACGGACAATATTATAATCCGCAGAATCGTACGCCTGATAACGGATTAACTTCTTTGGGAATCAGCGTTGCGCTTGGACAGGGAATGTTCATCAACCAGCGTATGGCCGATGTTAGAGAAGGAAAACTGCAGTTAAAATTAAGCGATGCACAACGAAAACTAAAAGCAATTGAAGTTTTGTATAAAGCAAGTGAAGCTTATTTTGAATGGAGAAAAAGCTACAACGAAGCCGAACTTTATAAAAGATATTTAGGTTTTGCCAGCACACGTTTTCAAGGTGTTAAAAAACTAATTGAACTTGGCGATGCGCCTGCAATTGACAGTGTTGAAGCTGGAATCACTGTTAGAAACAGAGAATTGAACGTAGAAAACGGGAACCTGAAATTAGCAAAAGCCAAATTGTATTTGTCTAATTATTTGTGGATTGAAAATGTTCCGGTTGAATTAGGAGATATGGTTAAACCTGAAGAAAATCTAATTTTAACGCTTGAAGAAACATTAAAAACAGATGCCATGATGGTGAATGTAGAATCACTGGATTCACACCCAAAAATTCAGGCACTGGAAACTAAAATGTCGATGCTGGAAGTTAACCGGCAATTGAAGGCAAATTCACTGCTTCCGAAATTAAATGTTGGTTATAATTATATTTCTGAACCTCAATATTTTGATTCGTTTAATGCTGATGATTACAAGTTTAATATTGATTTCAGTATTCCGATTTTCCTGAGAAAGGAGAGAGGAAGCCTGAAAATGGCAAAACTTAAAATTCAGGATTTAAAGTTTGATATAGAACAGCAAAGACTAGAATTAAAAAACAAAATAAAAGCACAGCAAACTGAAATTGCTTCGCTAAAAAGGCAAAAAAACGTAATTGATAATCTGGTAAAAGATTACGTGACAATGCTGAATTCTGAAGAGAAACTGTTTTCTTTTGGCGAAAGTTCGATTTTCCTGATTAATTCCAGAGAAAATAATTTGGTTAGTGCTAAGCTTTCGCAAATTAGCATTGAAAATCAGTTTTATATTTCGAATGCTGAGTTGTATAAGATTTTGGCCAATCCAGATTAA
- a CDS encoding MFS transporter: MNEKQTQTPGFNGYQKLVIFLLAMTQFTVVLDFMVMSPLGDIMMKTLKITASQFGIAVSAYAFSAGISGLLTAGFADKFDRKKLLLFFYIGFTIGTLFCALAPNFYLLVAARVFTGLFGGVIGSISLAIVADLFSLQQRGKVMGFIQMGFGVSQVLGIPIGLYIANAWGWHVPFLWIAAMAAIITIILYIRLKPVTEHLHLKQEKTAIMHLIHTVSKKNYQVGFLATALLSVGGFMMMPFGSAFAINNLKVTNEELPLLFMITGIATLITMPFIGKLSDRVNKFKIFAFATVSAVILINIYSHFGPTPFYVVLTINVFMMATIMSRMVPSTTLTSAIPDPQDRGAFMSINSSLQQMAGGFGAVIAGLIIYQKDSYAPLEHYDILAMVASGIMLLTIFLVYRVSKIVDQKVNKL, translated from the coding sequence ATGAACGAAAAACAAACTCAGACACCAGGTTTTAATGGCTATCAAAAACTGGTTATATTTCTTTTAGCCATGACACAATTTACGGTTGTGCTCGATTTTATGGTAATGTCACCGCTTGGAGATATTATGATGAAAACTTTAAAAATTACGGCTTCTCAATTTGGTATAGCCGTTTCTGCTTATGCTTTCAGTGCCGGAATTTCGGGATTGTTAACAGCAGGATTTGCAGATAAATTTGATAGAAAAAAATTGTTACTTTTCTTTTATATCGGTTTTACAATCGGAACTTTATTTTGTGCTTTGGCGCCTAATTTTTATCTGTTAGTTGCGGCACGTGTATTTACCGGTTTATTTGGCGGTGTAATTGGCTCTATTTCTCTTGCAATTGTGGCAGATTTATTCAGTTTACAGCAAAGAGGAAAAGTAATGGGATTTATTCAAATGGGATTTGGTGTAAGTCAGGTTCTCGGAATTCCGATTGGTTTATACATTGCCAATGCCTGGGGCTGGCACGTTCCGTTTTTATGGATCGCAGCTATGGCGGCCATTATTACGATAATTTTATACATCAGATTGAAACCTGTTACGGAACATTTACACTTAAAACAAGAGAAAACTGCTATAATGCACTTAATTCATACTGTTTCTAAAAAGAATTATCAGGTTGGTTTTTTAGCTACTGCCCTGCTTTCTGTTGGAGGATTTATGATGATGCCTTTTGGAAGTGCGTTTGCCATCAACAATCTTAAAGTAACTAATGAAGAACTACCTTTATTGTTTATGATTACCGGAATTGCAACTCTTATTACCATGCCGTTTATTGGTAAATTAAGCGACAGAGTAAATAAATTCAAAATCTTTGCATTTGCTACTGTATCTGCTGTGATTTTAATTAATATTTATTCGCATTTTGGCCCAACACCATTTTACGTTGTATTGACTATAAATGTATTTATGATGGCGACAATTATGAGCAGAATGGTTCCGTCGACAACTTTAACATCTGCTATTCCTGATCCGCAGGATCGCGGCGCGTTTATGAGTATCAACTCTTCTTTGCAGCAAATGGCCGGAGGTTTTGGAGCTGTAATCGCGGGATTAATCATTTATCAAAAAGACAGTTATGCACCACTTGAACATTACGATATTCTCGCAATGGTAGCTTCTGGAATTATGCTGCTTACTATATTTTTAGTTTACAGAGTAAGCAAAATTGTAGATCAAAAAGTAAATAAATTATAA